A genomic stretch from Candidatus Nitrososphaera gargensis Ga9.2 includes:
- a CDS encoding ArnT family glycosyltransferase, with product MHFEGTYMLQVTVAKGREPVIIFLAVVAIGLAAAFYLYFVVDKYSLLYYWDAVSHSVAARKFVDWGENPGLGQIGTVWMPLPHFLLLPFTLINALFTTGFAGTALSLPCLGLTSVYLYKIIKSLKMPSIAVIPSFAAFAGAMLYATNPNIMYLGITSMTEAPFMLFFVASAYYFQSWYQNGNRLRDLILCSIFLSFATLTKYEAWFLPIFLIIVAAVFMIRSKSQSPNKQKIFAILASVLSLSNIVFWLVWNQYHYGDALEFSNAQYYSASWYAQNRPFREILFLQPANVLSIYGVTAFAMYGPLLLGAGILGYWIFRKANVSGKKLVLLFLALPPIFTITSLLIGIGEMSYWFNSRFMVLLSPLIIVIACIFLANTNNNNNIKEDRRRIIIIGAIGVLFASQLAMPAFFTIITMNDAIGGYSVKENLLAIDTGEALKSLYDGNGKIMILTGSGLEHRVMITSGIPLANFDEIIEHSTWKASFKEPWSHDRWVVITEKPGTDALSTTQYWLDRMAELETHYRTVYENEYYKILVLR from the coding sequence ATGCATTTTGAAGGGACATACATGCTGCAGGTGACAGTTGCCAAGGGAAGAGAGCCAGTAATAATATTTCTGGCTGTCGTGGCGATTGGGCTTGCTGCAGCGTTTTACCTCTATTTCGTAGTTGACAAGTATTCGCTCCTCTATTACTGGGACGCTGTCTCGCATTCAGTCGCGGCCAGAAAGTTCGTAGACTGGGGCGAAAACCCTGGTCTGGGCCAGATCGGAACGGTGTGGATGCCACTTCCGCATTTCCTGCTTTTGCCGTTTACTCTGATAAACGCATTGTTCACGACAGGATTTGCAGGAACTGCCCTCAGCCTGCCATGCTTGGGCCTGACATCCGTGTACCTGTACAAGATCATAAAATCGCTAAAGATGCCAAGCATCGCAGTCATCCCGTCATTTGCGGCGTTTGCAGGAGCGATGCTCTATGCAACAAACCCTAACATCATGTACCTCGGCATCACTTCGATGACCGAAGCTCCATTCATGCTCTTTTTCGTGGCTTCTGCATACTATTTCCAGTCATGGTACCAGAACGGCAACAGGCTGAGAGATCTGATACTGTGTTCAATCTTTCTGTCTTTTGCTACACTTACCAAGTATGAGGCTTGGTTTCTTCCGATCTTTTTGATAATCGTGGCGGCCGTATTTATGATAAGGAGCAAGAGCCAGAGCCCGAACAAACAAAAAATATTTGCGATCCTTGCCTCTGTCCTGTCGCTGTCAAACATAGTATTCTGGCTTGTATGGAATCAGTATCATTACGGCGACGCGCTAGAGTTCAGCAACGCTCAGTATTATTCCGCTTCATGGTACGCGCAGAACAGACCATTTCGGGAGATCTTGTTCCTCCAGCCTGCAAACGTCCTGTCTATCTATGGCGTGACCGCGTTTGCAATGTACGGCCCATTGCTTCTTGGCGCCGGGATACTAGGGTACTGGATCTTTCGCAAAGCCAACGTCAGCGGCAAGAAACTCGTACTGCTGTTTTTGGCCCTACCTCCAATCTTTACGATCACCTCTCTGCTGATTGGAATTGGCGAAATGTCGTACTGGTTCAACTCACGCTTTATGGTGCTCTTGTCGCCGCTTATCATAGTAATAGCGTGCATCTTTCTTGCCAATACGAACAATAATAATAACATCAAAGAAGACAGGCGGCGGATCATCATAATTGGCGCAATTGGCGTGCTGTTTGCGTCCCAGTTGGCAATGCCTGCCTTTTTCACGATTATCACAATGAACGACGCTATCGGCGGCTATTCCGTCAAAGAAAACCTCCTTGCCATAGACACCGGGGAGGCTTTAAAATCGCTGTACGACGGCAACGGAAAAATAATGATCCTGACCGGCTCTGGGCTGGAACACAGGGTAATGATCACCAGCGGGATCCCCCTTGCAAATTTCGACGAAATAATTGAGCATAGCACTTGGAAGGCATCGTTCAAGGAGCCTTGGTCACACGACAGATGGGTGGTCATAACAGAAAAACCGGGGACTGATGCCCTGAGCACCACGCAGTACTGGCTAGACAGGATGGCAGAGCTTGAGACACATTACAGAACGGTATATGAAAACGAATACTACAAGATACTGGTTCTAAGATAA
- a CDS encoding cobalt-precorrin 5A hydrolase, giving the protein MTKTAIVAITKHGIEIARRIKQKMPEVEIYVPAKHSDGVTDINWFSEQSTQLVGSLFKTYDALICIFSLGAVIRMVAPHLVDKKSDPAVVVIDDRANHVISALSGHLGGANALARLVASFLGAQPVITTAADVNETIAVDLVGREFGWTIENFENVTKTSAFMVNEEKIAIYQDAGERNWWHAPLPKNVAVVGSIEEIKSPEFKAGLVISDRAISDPEIISKSVIYRPKSLVVGIGLHWDTSKDVIESGIMTVFKVKGLSFKSIRNISSINRGAKVKGLEEFSKQYGIPIEIYDKDKLASVNVPNPSQTVQKFEGTPSVSEASSLLSSKGELVVPKQKFSPNLTVAVSRINFNQI; this is encoded by the coding sequence TTGACCAAGACAGCCATCGTCGCCATAACAAAGCACGGGATCGAAATAGCACGCAGGATAAAGCAAAAGATGCCCGAAGTAGAGATCTACGTCCCGGCAAAGCACAGCGACGGCGTGACCGATATCAATTGGTTCTCAGAGCAGAGCACGCAGCTCGTCGGCAGCCTCTTCAAGACGTACGACGCCCTGATCTGCATATTCTCTCTTGGCGCGGTGATAAGGATGGTCGCGCCGCACCTTGTCGATAAAAAGAGCGACCCGGCGGTAGTCGTCATAGACGACAGGGCAAACCACGTCATAAGCGCGCTATCGGGCCATCTTGGAGGTGCAAATGCGCTGGCGAGGCTGGTCGCCTCGTTCCTTGGCGCGCAGCCCGTCATTACGACAGCAGCAGACGTCAACGAGACAATCGCAGTCGATCTCGTGGGCAGGGAGTTTGGCTGGACAATCGAGAACTTCGAAAACGTGACCAAGACGAGTGCATTCATGGTCAACGAAGAAAAGATCGCTATTTACCAAGACGCAGGAGAAAGGAACTGGTGGCACGCACCACTGCCAAAAAATGTCGCTGTTGTTGGCAGTATCGAAGAGATCAAGTCGCCTGAGTTCAAGGCCGGCCTCGTTATTTCCGACAGGGCAATTTCCGATCCTGAAATAATAAGCAAGTCGGTCATTTATAGGCCCAAGTCGCTCGTCGTCGGGATCGGCCTGCACTGGGACACAAGCAAGGATGTCATTGAATCTGGAATCATGACGGTTTTCAAGGTAAAAGGTCTGTCGTTCAAAAGCATAAGGAACATCTCTAGCATCAACCGCGGGGCAAAGGTAAAGGGCCTTGAGGAATTTTCAAAACAATATGGGATACCTATCGAGATCTATGACAAGGACAAGCTGGCGTCGGTAAACGTCCCGAACCCTTCACAGACCGTTCAAAAGTTCGAGGGGACACCCAGCGTTTCAGAGGCGTCGTCGCTGCTGAGCTCAAAGGGCGAGCTTGTCGTGCCAAAGCAAAAGTTCTCGCCAAACCTCACTGTGGCAGTCTCACGCATCAACTTTAACCAAATTTAG
- a CDS encoding Lrp/AsnC family transcriptional regulator produces the protein MPVQLDDTDVAIVKSLMEDGRKSFRAISREIKVSTPTVKARYERLVNMGLIKAIKPEIDLSKVDKKSKDEFDDTLESLKKQKKHFHVYVEGLKVKLKCEFCGGPIHGKPKVLKFAGFERFFCCTQCRVSYKDKHGGRIEMLKEQYKKR, from the coding sequence TTGCCTGTCCAGCTTGACGACACCGATGTTGCTATAGTGAAATCGCTGATGGAAGATGGTCGCAAGTCCTTTCGGGCCATATCACGCGAGATAAAGGTAAGCACTCCTACTGTCAAGGCCAGGTACGAGCGCCTTGTTAATATGGGCCTCATCAAGGCAATCAAACCTGAAATTGACCTGTCAAAAGTGGACAAGAAAAGCAAGGATGAATTTGACGACACTCTGGAATCGCTGAAAAAGCAAAAGAAGCACTTTCACGTTTACGTTGAAGGTCTTAAAGTCAAGCTGAAATGCGAGTTCTGCGGAGGGCCCATCCACGGCAAGCCCAAGGTTCTGAAATTTGCAGGCTTTGAGAGGTTCTTTTGCTGCACCCAGTGCAGGGTATCCTACAAGGACAAGCACGGCGGACGTATAGAAATGCTCAAGGAACAATACAAAAAGCGCTAG
- a CDS encoding cobalt-precorrin-5B (C(1))-methyltransferase translates to MFAEDKDLELAEQEQELPPEIEEKRRKGALRTGYTTGTTATAATKGALYALIEKPVEQVTVSLPKGKTATIKIAWTRIDGNKATCAAIKDGGDDPDVTHGAEICSTVSLSDNAGQINIDGGKGVGRVTKPGLGLEIGKAAINPIPMKMLEQAVREVAQDQLKKHGVEVVISVPKGEEIAKRTDNPRLGILGGISILGTTGIVLPYSTASFAASIRQGLDVAIAMGADTTVLTTGGRSEDFAKTLFKLPDHCFVQMGDFAGYSIKQCASKKLRKAIIAGFIGKLTKMAMGVKQTHVAGSHVDMEFMARLAAECKAPPEVVQEIRGANTARHVSEIITKNNVAGYFDLVCKKVHEQMSEHSKRQLDIEVVMFEFDGQVIGRHPPLDV, encoded by the coding sequence ATGTTTGCTGAAGACAAGGATCTAGAGCTTGCAGAGCAGGAACAAGAGCTGCCGCCAGAGATCGAGGAAAAAAGGCGCAAGGGCGCACTCAGAACAGGCTACACGACAGGCACTACCGCGACGGCGGCCACGAAGGGCGCGCTTTATGCTTTAATTGAGAAGCCAGTCGAGCAGGTGACGGTGTCGCTGCCAAAAGGCAAGACTGCCACGATCAAGATCGCGTGGACAAGAATCGACGGCAACAAGGCCACCTGTGCCGCGATAAAAGACGGCGGCGACGACCCGGACGTCACGCACGGCGCAGAGATATGCTCCACTGTTTCGCTCAGCGACAACGCCGGCCAGATAAACATCGACGGAGGTAAGGGAGTTGGCAGGGTGACCAAGCCGGGGCTAGGGCTTGAAATAGGCAAGGCCGCGATCAACCCTATCCCGATGAAGATGCTTGAGCAGGCAGTCCGCGAAGTCGCACAAGATCAATTGAAAAAACACGGAGTCGAGGTCGTGATATCGGTCCCAAAGGGTGAAGAGATCGCCAAAAGGACCGACAACCCACGCCTTGGCATTCTAGGCGGCATCTCTATTCTTGGCACCACTGGCATAGTCCTGCCTTACTCGACAGCGTCGTTTGCTGCCTCGATCAGGCAAGGCCTTGACGTGGCAATCGCGATGGGTGCGGACACTACCGTTCTTACAACCGGAGGGCGCAGCGAGGACTTTGCCAAGACGCTGTTCAAGCTGCCTGATCACTGCTTTGTGCAGATGGGAGACTTTGCCGGCTACTCGATAAAGCAGTGCGCAAGCAAGAAATTGCGCAAGGCGATCATTGCCGGCTTTATCGGCAAGCTGACAAAAATGGCGATGGGAGTCAAGCAGACGCATGTCGCCGGCTCGCATGTTGACATGGAGTTCATGGCGCGCCTTGCAGCCGAATGCAAAGCGCCGCCAGAGGTTGTTCAAGAGATCAGGGGCGCAAACACTGCCCGGCACGTGTCAGAGATAATAACGAAAAACAATGTCGCCGGATACTTTGATCTTGTATGCAAGAAGGTACACGAGCAGATGAGCGAGCACTCAAAGAGACAGCTAGACATAGAGGTAGTGATGTTTGAGTTTGATGGGCAAGTGATCGGCCGCCATCCTCCTCTTGATGTCTAG